Proteins from a single region of Streptomyces vinaceus:
- a CDS encoding S8 family peptidase: protein MVTGDVVTVTTMADGKQTAEVDRPESAVGGVKIQQVKGDLFVVPDEAVPLLGADRLDRRLFNVTDLIEMGYDDAKSPAVPLIAMYARTRSGAAAEPAPPRGSRLTRKLADIGGAVLSTDKGQARTFWSSVAPQGSATLGAGVSKLWLDGRVKANLKESVPLIGAPEAWAAGYTGKGVKVAVLDTGIDVNHPDFAGLIDGTASFVPGEAVTDVNGHGTHVASTIVGSGAASGGALKGVAPGADLYVGKVLGGAEGYGQDSWIMAGMQWAAESGADVVNMSLGDSYPTDGSDPMSQTVDVLSAQYGTLFVIAAGNSGPESISAPGAAASALTVAATDKQDRLASFSSTGPLTHSGGMKPDIAAPGVDITAARSSQMTGGGEGSYRTLSGTSMATPHVAGAAAILAQQHPDWTGAQLKEHLMSTAKGLDGGYSPYEVGAGRLDVAAAVHSTVRATGSLFFGNYTWPHEPSDVAVTKDLTFTNTGSADVTLNLALTGGAPFRLGATEVNVPAGGTAAAPVTGDPQAVPPGRHTGYVTATDAATGRAVTRTSVALLEEEERYDLNVKLVGRDGKPAAGWVGINLAGDVWPWSLYVDGSTTLRMAPGTYTVAGYLDVAGEKADRSGLAVLVQPETVLRGRSAVVVLDASRAHLLQTEAPERTEDRQRKVDFNVHYKGLDPSLDYRSAYVLPPTYDDVYVAPTEAMKQGEFMLTTRWRKGEPKLGLTMSGSRLPLDALVQAGSALGTATDRLDVVYAGTGGAAAYKKVRAKGRAVVVDRSDEVPPQERTAAAVAAGAKALIVVNDGVGALMEYVGESAIPVASVHRDAGRALVSMARRGHDQLTVEQTEYTPFVYDLTRDYAGRVPDRALVYRPAKADLARIDARYYSAAGGRLAEGYRSDFTLSPSFNLPDEEWHPGTRTEWVTPGQVWREFHTQGVDGPLPWSMVSGDNTYAKGRSTRLDWFAPATRPGQSESFGVYNSRWQNYMTWNVQAWASASDTMRLGGYLPWGETPSHLQVFQGDTLIHDNPVSGDMQWQEVPAGDLPYRAVLDAERPGDLFRLSTRTHTEWTFMSGTVDSDSFEPFSVLNLDYELESDLHGDLKAGAKQQIALKPVSMDLGTVPGRVAAVALDVSYDDGTTWQKVTLVKGAGGTWTGSFMAARKPGGFLSLRASATTDSGFGVKNEIIRAYGLR, encoded by the coding sequence TTGGTCACCGGCGACGTCGTCACGGTCACCACGATGGCCGACGGCAAGCAGACCGCCGAGGTCGACCGGCCGGAGAGCGCTGTCGGCGGCGTGAAGATCCAGCAGGTCAAGGGTGACCTGTTCGTCGTGCCGGACGAGGCCGTACCGTTGCTGGGCGCGGACAGGCTCGACCGGCGGCTGTTCAACGTCACCGACCTGATCGAGATGGGTTACGACGACGCGAAGTCGCCCGCGGTTCCGCTGATCGCGATGTACGCCCGGACGAGGTCCGGGGCAGCTGCCGAGCCGGCGCCACCCCGGGGCAGCCGGCTGACCCGCAAGCTCGCTGACATCGGCGGTGCCGTGCTCAGCACCGACAAGGGGCAGGCCCGTACGTTCTGGAGCTCCGTCGCGCCGCAGGGGAGCGCGACGTTGGGCGCCGGCGTGTCGAAGCTGTGGCTCGACGGTCGGGTGAAGGCCAACCTGAAGGAGAGCGTGCCGCTGATCGGCGCTCCCGAGGCATGGGCGGCCGGATATACCGGCAAGGGCGTCAAGGTCGCGGTCCTCGACACCGGTATCGACGTCAACCACCCCGACTTCGCGGGCCTGATCGACGGCACGGCCAGCTTCGTGCCGGGTGAGGCCGTCACCGACGTCAACGGGCACGGCACGCATGTGGCGAGCACGATCGTCGGCTCGGGCGCCGCATCCGGAGGCGCCCTCAAGGGCGTCGCTCCAGGCGCCGACTTGTACGTCGGCAAGGTGCTCGGCGGCGCGGAGGGCTACGGCCAGGACTCCTGGATCATGGCCGGCATGCAGTGGGCCGCCGAATCGGGGGCGGACGTCGTCAACATGAGTCTGGGCGACTCGTACCCGACGGACGGCAGCGACCCGATGTCGCAGACCGTCGACGTGTTGTCCGCGCAGTACGGCACGCTGTTCGTCATAGCCGCCGGCAACTCGGGACCCGAGAGCATTTCCGCCCCGGGCGCGGCCGCCTCGGCGCTGACCGTGGCCGCCACGGACAAACAGGACCGGCTCGCGAGTTTCTCCAGTACGGGCCCGCTGACGCACTCCGGCGGTATGAAGCCGGACATCGCAGCGCCGGGCGTGGACATCACGGCGGCCCGCTCGTCCCAGATGACCGGCGGCGGCGAGGGCTCCTACCGCACCCTCAGCGGCACCTCGATGGCCACCCCGCACGTTGCCGGCGCGGCGGCGATCCTGGCCCAGCAGCACCCGGACTGGACCGGGGCACAGCTCAAGGAACACCTGATGAGCACCGCGAAGGGGCTGGACGGCGGGTACTCGCCGTACGAAGTCGGTGCCGGCCGTCTCGACGTGGCCGCTGCCGTGCACAGTACGGTCCGCGCCACCGGTTCACTCTTCTTCGGCAACTACACCTGGCCGCACGAGCCGAGCGATGTCGCCGTCACGAAGGACCTGACCTTCACCAACACCGGCTCCGCCGACGTCACGCTGAACCTGGCGCTGACCGGCGGCGCCCCGTTCAGGCTGGGGGCCACCGAGGTGAACGTCCCGGCGGGTGGCACCGCGGCCGCCCCGGTGACCGGTGATCCACAAGCCGTCCCGCCAGGCCGGCACACCGGCTACGTCACGGCCACGGACGCGGCGACCGGGCGGGCGGTGACCCGCACTTCGGTGGCGCTCCTCGAGGAGGAGGAGCGCTACGACTTGAACGTCAAGCTGGTGGGAAGGGACGGCAAGCCCGCCGCCGGCTGGGTCGGGATCAACCTCGCGGGCGACGTCTGGCCCTGGTCGCTCTACGTCGACGGATCGACGACCCTGCGCATGGCACCGGGCACGTACACCGTCGCCGGGTACCTCGATGTGGCGGGCGAGAAGGCGGACCGCTCGGGTCTGGCCGTGCTGGTTCAGCCGGAGACCGTGCTCAGGGGCCGCTCGGCCGTCGTGGTACTGGACGCGAGCAGGGCGCACCTGCTGCAGACGGAGGCGCCGGAGCGTACCGAGGACCGCCAGCGCAAGGTCGACTTCAACGTCCACTACAAGGGGCTCGATCCGTCCCTGGACTACCGCAGCGCGTATGTGCTGCCGCCGACCTACGACGACGTTTACGTCGCGCCGACGGAGGCGATGAAGCAGGGCGAGTTCATGCTGACCACCCGATGGCGCAAGGGCGAGCCGAAGCTAGGCCTGACGATGTCGGGCAGTCGGCTCCCCCTCGACGCGCTGGTGCAGGCCGGGAGCGCCCTGGGCACCGCCACGGACAGGCTGGACGTCGTCTACGCGGGCACCGGCGGGGCGGCCGCGTACAAGAAGGTGCGGGCCAAGGGCAGGGCGGTCGTGGTCGACCGCAGCGACGAGGTTCCGCCGCAGGAGCGCACCGCGGCTGCGGTCGCGGCCGGCGCGAAAGCGCTGATCGTGGTCAACGACGGTGTCGGCGCTCTGATGGAGTACGTCGGAGAGTCAGCCATCCCCGTCGCCTCCGTACACCGCGACGCGGGCAGAGCCCTCGTCTCGATGGCCCGGCGCGGCCACGACCAGCTGACCGTCGAACAGACCGAGTACACACCGTTCGTCTACGACCTGACCAGGGACTATGCCGGCCGGGTGCCGGACCGGGCCCTGGTCTACCGGCCGGCCAAGGCTGACCTCGCACGGATCGACGCCCGCTACTACTCCGCTGCGGGCGGCCGGCTGGCGGAGGGCTACCGGTCCGACTTCACCCTCAGCCCGTCGTTCAACTTGCCCGACGAGGAGTGGCACCCGGGCACCCGCACCGAGTGGGTGACTCCGGGACAGGTCTGGAGGGAGTTTCACACGCAGGGCGTCGACGGACCCCTTCCATGGTCGATGGTGTCGGGCGACAACACGTACGCCAAGGGCAGGAGCACCCGGCTGGACTGGTTCGCTCCGGCTACCCGGCCCGGCCAGAGCGAGTCCTTCGGTGTGTACAACTCCCGCTGGCAGAACTACATGACGTGGAACGTGCAGGCGTGGGCCTCCGCCAGCGACACCATGCGGTTGGGAGGCTACCTGCCGTGGGGTGAGACGCCGTCGCACCTGCAGGTCTTCCAGGGGGACACGCTGATCCACGACAACCCGGTCAGCGGAGACATGCAGTGGCAGGAAGTACCGGCGGGCGACTTGCCCTACCGCGCCGTCCTCGACGCGGAGCGGCCCGGTGACCTCTTCCGGCTGTCGACGCGCACCCATACCGAGTGGACCTTCATGTCGGGCACCGTCGACTCGGACTCCTTCGAGCCGTTCTCGGTGCTGAACCTGGACTACGAACTGGAGTCGGACCTGCACGGCGACCTCAAGGCCGGTGCGAAGCAGCAGATCGCCCTCAAGCCGGTGTCCATGGACCTCGGCACGGTGCCGGGCAGGGTTGCCGCAGTGGCGCTGGACGTCTCGTACGACGATGGCACCACCTGGCAGAAGGTGACCCTGGTCAAGGGCGCCGGCGGCACCTGGACGGGCTCGTTCATGGCGGCCAGGAAGCCCGGCGGCTTCCTCTCATTGCGCGCGAGCGCCACGACGGACAGCGGCTTCGGCGTCAAGAACGAGATCATCCGGGCGTACGGCCTGCGATGA
- a CDS encoding helix-turn-helix domain-containing protein, which translates to MLDVLGLEPDDERVYRALLGRPDTRASPLADQLVLPQADVDRALSRLVGWGLVTRTAEEQFTAAPPAVALGALISERRDGLRMAEHALVTFAEEHRAAMTGNSLSDLIEVVTGVDAIRHRFLQVQRAARSQVRSFITAPFVALSPGENTAEPAAIGRGVQFRAVLDRAVLGEPGIIDDAIESLRKGVQLRVADQLPMKLVLADADLCLVPLAVTPDGEPGAVLLHRSGLLDALDALFETVWRTAHPLELSETGADAEPAVEFGATGPTDLDRKILGLLLAGLTDQTAAAQLGLSPRTLHRRLRHLTDLAGVRTRMQLGGYAVRHGWVGPHRDCEGQDGSAPPSP; encoded by the coding sequence ATGCTGGATGTTCTGGGCCTCGAACCCGATGACGAGCGCGTCTACCGGGCGCTGCTCGGCCGGCCGGACACCCGCGCATCCCCGCTTGCGGACCAGCTCGTGCTGCCGCAGGCCGACGTCGACAGGGCGTTGTCCCGTCTCGTCGGGTGGGGCCTCGTGACCAGAACGGCGGAAGAGCAATTCACCGCCGCGCCGCCGGCGGTGGCCCTGGGCGCTCTCATCAGCGAGCGCCGGGACGGGTTGCGCATGGCGGAGCACGCGTTGGTGACTTTCGCCGAGGAACACCGGGCGGCGATGACCGGGAACAGCCTCAGCGATCTGATCGAGGTCGTCACGGGTGTCGACGCCATTCGCCACCGCTTCCTGCAGGTGCAGCGGGCGGCCCGCTCGCAGGTCCGGAGCTTCATCACAGCGCCGTTCGTTGCTCTGTCGCCCGGCGAGAACACGGCCGAACCCGCGGCAATCGGCCGTGGGGTGCAATTCCGGGCGGTACTCGACCGGGCCGTTCTGGGAGAGCCCGGCATCATTGACGATGCGATCGAATCACTGCGCAAGGGCGTCCAGTTGCGCGTCGCCGACCAGCTTCCGATGAAACTCGTGCTGGCCGATGCCGATCTCTGCCTCGTCCCACTGGCGGTCACACCGGACGGAGAGCCCGGAGCCGTGCTGCTGCACCGCAGCGGTCTGTTGGACGCGTTGGACGCGCTGTTCGAGACGGTATGGCGCACCGCGCACCCCCTCGAACTCTCGGAGACCGGCGCAGACGCCGAACCCGCCGTCGAGTTCGGTGCGACCGGCCCGACCGACCTGGACCGGAAGATCCTCGGGCTGCTCCTGGCCGGACTGACCGACCAGACGGCCGCGGCGCAGCTCGGTCTGTCACCGCGGACGCTGCACCGACGCCTGCGCCACCTCACGGACTTGGCGGGAGTCCGCACCCGGATGCAGCTCGGAGGTTACGCCGTCCGGCACGGCTGGGTAGGGCCGCACCGAGACTGCGAGGGTCAGGACGGCTCGGCGCCCCCCTCGCCCTGA
- a CDS encoding DUF402 domain-containing protein gives MVEEGSSVLVDVRKYDGRVSARWTAVRLGEDEHGVWLGTARGVPVSSSAGERPGRFAYVVLVPRRGWWTATFCAAPGPEVYCDVCTVPEWSADGTVVSMVDLDLDVVRPRGGEAHVEDEDQFAERRVRYGYPDGVVEAARQTCEWLMERVGPERGGAVEPFASTYRYWLGLVG, from the coding sequence ATGGTCGAAGAGGGCTCTTCAGTGCTGGTCGATGTGCGGAAGTACGACGGCAGGGTGAGCGCGCGGTGGACTGCTGTCCGGCTGGGGGAGGACGAGCACGGCGTGTGGCTGGGTACGGCGCGGGGTGTCCCCGTCAGTTCGTCCGCAGGCGAGCGGCCAGGCCGGTTCGCGTACGTGGTGCTGGTCCCGCGCAGGGGGTGGTGGACGGCCACGTTCTGTGCGGCCCCGGGTCCGGAGGTGTATTGCGACGTGTGCACGGTTCCCGAATGGAGCGCGGACGGGACCGTTGTGAGCATGGTGGACCTCGATCTCGATGTCGTGAGGCCGCGGGGAGGCGAGGCCCACGTCGAGGACGAGGACCAGTTCGCGGAACGACGGGTGCGCTACGGCTACCCGGACGGCGTCGTCGAGGCGGCCCGGCAGACCTGCGAGTGGTTGATGGAGAGGGTCGGCCCCGAACGTGGTGGGGCCGTCGAACCCTTCGCCTCGACGTACCGCTACTGGCTCGGCCTTGTCGGATAG
- a CDS encoding DUF2867 domain-containing protein: MTAYAPGRSVRFDTTGGAMGQGYHRFDVEPLGPDRCRVVHVLELTMPLRPFVQMIEEVFDNIERSALSRPPHAPTRRQPRALLANRLFWARPHAVPVPSHARLLHEAVPRPDFTDAWRLPLPPGMSRDPRDWRNVPPFPVRGTADRELMVGKDASHLDFRSSIVIEDDAVALAAAVRLHNTRGRLYVAVAGLAHPYMTRLMLRRAQRRLALSTRAAGERNAGAP, from the coding sequence GTGACCGCGTACGCGCCGGGGCGCTCCGTACGCTTCGACACCACCGGTGGGGCGATGGGGCAGGGGTACCACCGTTTCGACGTCGAACCCCTCGGGCCGGACCGCTGCCGGGTCGTCCATGTCCTCGAACTCACCATGCCGCTCAGGCCGTTCGTGCAAATGATCGAGGAGGTCTTCGACAACATCGAGCGGAGCGCCCTCAGCCGTCCGCCCCACGCGCCGACCCGTCGACAGCCGCGCGCACTGCTGGCCAACCGGCTGTTCTGGGCCCGTCCGCACGCCGTTCCCGTGCCCTCGCACGCCCGGCTGCTGCACGAGGCCGTGCCCCGGCCGGACTTCACCGACGCATGGCGTCTGCCCCTGCCACCGGGGATGTCCCGCGACCCACGGGATTGGAGGAACGTGCCGCCGTTCCCCGTCCGCGGCACCGCCGACCGTGAGCTCATGGTCGGCAAGGACGCCTCCCACCTGGACTTCCGGTCCTCGATCGTGATCGAGGACGACGCCGTGGCCCTGGCAGCGGCCGTACGACTCCACAACACCCGCGGACGCCTGTACGTCGCGGTGGCGGGCCTCGCCCACCCGTACATGACCCGCCTGATGCTGCGCCGGGCCCAGCGCCGGCTTGCCCTCTCCACGAGAGCGGCGGGCGAGCGGAACGCCGGGGCGCCTTGA